One region of Streptomyces sp. NBC_00442 genomic DNA includes:
- the pyk gene encoding pyruvate kinase, protein MRRSKIVCTLGPAVDSHEQLVALIEAGMSVARFNFSHGSQAEHQARYDRVRKAAEETGRAIGVLADLQGPKIRLAKFAEGPVELVRGDEFTITAEDVPGDKSICGTTYKGLPGDVVKGDPILINDGNVELKVVSVDGPRVKTIVIEGGVISDHKGINLPGAAVNVPALSEKDIEDLRFALNMGCDLVALSFVRDADDVKDVHKVMDEVGRRVPVIAKVEKPQAVANMEGVVAAFDGVMVARGDLAVEYPLEKVPMVQKRLVELCRRNAKPVIVATQMMESMITNSRPTRAEASDVANAILDGADAVMLSAESSVGAYPIETVKTMSKIVEAAEEELLSKGLQPLVPGKKPRTQGGSVARAACEIADFLDGKALVAFTQSGDTARRLSRYRTCQPILAFTTDPSTRNQLALSWGVETYVVPHVDSTDAMVDLVDAELLKLNRYNEGDTMVITAGSPPGIPGTTNMVRVHQLGGSERQ, encoded by the coding sequence ATGCGCCGTTCCAAAATCGTTTGCACCCTGGGCCCCGCCGTCGACTCCCACGAGCAGCTCGTCGCTCTGATCGAGGCCGGCATGAGCGTGGCCCGCTTCAACTTCAGCCACGGCTCCCAGGCCGAGCACCAGGCCCGTTACGACCGGGTCCGCAAGGCCGCCGAGGAGACGGGGCGCGCGATCGGCGTGCTCGCCGACCTCCAGGGCCCGAAGATCCGGCTGGCCAAATTCGCCGAAGGACCGGTGGAATTGGTCCGTGGCGACGAGTTCACGATCACCGCCGAGGACGTCCCCGGTGACAAGTCGATCTGTGGCACCACCTACAAGGGGCTGCCGGGCGACGTCGTCAAGGGCGACCCGATTCTGATCAACGACGGCAACGTCGAACTCAAGGTCGTCTCGGTCGACGGCCCCCGCGTGAAGACGATCGTCATCGAGGGCGGTGTCATCTCCGACCACAAGGGCATCAACCTGCCCGGTGCGGCGGTCAACGTCCCGGCGCTGTCCGAGAAGGACATCGAGGACCTGCGGTTCGCCCTGAACATGGGCTGCGACCTGGTCGCGCTCTCCTTCGTCCGCGACGCCGACGACGTCAAGGACGTCCACAAGGTCATGGACGAGGTCGGCCGCCGCGTGCCGGTCATCGCCAAGGTCGAGAAGCCGCAGGCCGTCGCCAACATGGAGGGCGTCGTCGCCGCCTTCGACGGTGTGATGGTGGCCCGTGGCGACCTCGCGGTGGAGTATCCCCTGGAGAAGGTCCCGATGGTGCAGAAGCGCCTCGTGGAGCTGTGCCGCCGCAACGCCAAGCCGGTGATCGTCGCGACCCAGATGATGGAGTCGATGATCACCAACTCGCGGCCGACCCGCGCCGAGGCGTCCGACGTCGCCAACGCGATCCTGGACGGCGCGGACGCGGTCATGCTCTCCGCCGAGTCCTCGGTGGGCGCGTACCCGATCGAGACCGTCAAGACGATGTCGAAGATCGTCGAGGCGGCCGAGGAGGAGCTCCTGTCCAAGGGCCTCCAGCCGCTGGTCCCGGGCAAGAAGCCGCGCACCCAGGGCGGTTCGGTGGCCCGTGCCGCCTGCGAGATCGCGGACTTCCTCGACGGCAAGGCGCTCGTCGCCTTCACGCAGTCCGGCGACACGGCCCGGCGCCTCTCGCGCTACCGCACCTGTCAGCCGATCCTCGCGTTCACCACGGACCCGAGCACCCGCAACCAGCTCGCGCTGAGCTGGGGCGTCGAGACGTACGTCGTCCCGCACGTGGACTCCACCGACGCGATGGTCGACCTGGTCGACGCCGAGCTGCTCAAGCTCAACCGCTACAACGAGGGCGACACCATGGTCATCACGGCCGGTTCGCCCCCCGGCATCCCCGGCACCACCAACATGGTCCGGGTGCACCAGCTCGGCGGCTCCGAGCGGCAGTAA
- a CDS encoding acetate kinase, which produces MTTANQGTRVLVLNSGSSSVKYQLLDMRDASRLAVGLVERIGEQTSRLKHTPLATGAEARERNGPIADHAAALKAVAIELAADGLGLDSPELAAIGHRVVHGGLKFSAPTVITDEVMAEIERLVPVAPLHNPANITGIRTAQALRPDLPQVAVFDTAFHTTMPESAARYAIDVATADEYRIRRYGFHGTSHAYVSRETAKLLGKAPEDVNVIVLHLGNGASASAVRGGRCVDTSMGLTPLEGLVMGTRSGDIDPAVTFHLKRVAGMSVDEIDALLNKKSGLVGLCGDNDMREIRRRCDEGDERARLAFDIYVHRLKKYIGAYYAVLGKVDAIAFTAGVGENAAPVRAAAVAGLEELGLAVDGELNDVRSDRPRLISPEYARVAVAVVPTDEELEIAQQTYALVNS; this is translated from the coding sequence ATGACCACCGCCAACCAGGGCACCCGCGTCCTCGTGCTCAACTCCGGGTCCTCGTCGGTGAAGTACCAGCTCCTCGACATGCGCGACGCCTCGCGCCTCGCCGTGGGGCTCGTCGAGCGGATCGGTGAGCAGACCTCTCGGCTCAAGCACACCCCGCTGGCCACCGGCGCCGAGGCGCGGGAGCGGAACGGGCCGATCGCCGACCACGCGGCCGCGCTCAAGGCCGTGGCCATCGAGCTGGCGGCCGACGGACTCGGCCTGGATTCACCGGAGTTGGCGGCGATCGGCCACCGGGTGGTGCACGGCGGGCTGAAGTTCAGCGCGCCGACCGTGATCACCGACGAGGTCATGGCGGAGATCGAGCGGCTCGTGCCGGTCGCCCCGCTGCACAACCCGGCGAACATCACGGGCATCCGCACCGCGCAGGCGCTGCGCCCGGACCTGCCGCAGGTCGCCGTCTTCGACACCGCCTTCCACACGACGATGCCGGAGTCGGCGGCCCGGTACGCGATCGACGTGGCGACGGCGGACGAGTACCGCATCCGCCGCTACGGCTTCCACGGCACCTCGCACGCGTACGTCTCGCGCGAGACGGCGAAGCTGCTCGGCAAGGCGCCCGAGGACGTCAACGTGATCGTGCTGCACCTGGGCAACGGCGCCTCCGCCTCCGCGGTGCGCGGAGGCCGGTGCGTGGACACCTCGATGGGGCTCACCCCGCTGGAGGGCCTGGTCATGGGGACCCGGTCGGGCGACATCGACCCGGCGGTCACCTTCCACCTCAAGCGCGTCGCGGGCATGTCCGTGGACGAGATCGACGCGCTCCTGAACAAGAAGAGCGGCCTGGTGGGGCTGTGTGGTGACAACGACATGCGGGAGATCCGCCGTCGCTGCGACGAGGGCGACGAGCGGGCGCGGCTCGCCTTCGACATCTATGTCCACCGTCTGAAGAAGTACATAGGCGCCTACTACGCCGTGCTCGGCAAGGTCGACGCGATCGCGTTCACGGCGGGGGTCGGCGAGAACGCCGCCCCGGTCCGCGCGGCCGCGGTGGCCGGCCTCGAGGAGCTGGGCCTGGCGGTCGACGGCGAGCTCAACGACGTGCGGTCCGACCGTCCGAGGCTGATCTCTCCGGAGTACGCCCGGGTCGCGGTGGCGGTAGTACCGACGGACGAGGAGCTGGAAATCGCCCAGCAGACCTATGCGCTGGTGAATTCCTGA